One region of Olleya sp. Hel_I_94 genomic DNA includes:
- the hpf gene encoding ribosome hibernation-promoting factor, HPF/YfiA family → MKVNTQAVNFNANPQLLEFIQKRMDKLEMYYDKVIQSEVYLKVEKSSIKLNKIFEAKINVPGDCLVVKKQCKTFEEGADIAVASLERQLKKRKQKLRENFKNIS, encoded by the coding sequence ATGAAGGTAAACACACAGGCAGTAAACTTTAATGCCAATCCCCAATTATTGGAGTTCATCCAAAAACGTATGGATAAACTTGAAATGTACTATGACAAAGTAATTCAATCAGAAGTCTATCTTAAAGTAGAAAAGAGTAGTATTAAGCTTAATAAAATATTTGAAGCAAAAATAAATGTGCCAGGTGATTGCTTGGTTGTTAAAAAGCAATGTAAGACATTTGAAGAGGGAGCAGACATAGCTGTAGCCTCTTTGGAAAGGCAATTAAAAAAGCGAAAACAAAAATTAAGAGAAAATTTTAAAAATATTTCATAA
- a CDS encoding tyrosine-type recombinase/integrase: MLLKAFLDYLLLEKKYSQLTVNAYKKDIESFMAFISSEEETNTIQETNYSQIRSWIVNLVQKGITNKSINRKISALNGFFKFLLKIEEVKLNPLSKHKALKTSKKVQIPFSENEINTVLDQINHNQDFEGVRNKLIIELFYSTGIRRIELINIKLKDIDLENNTIKILGKRNKERIIPLLNMVMDSVDIYKLERNKLETITDNEYLFLTKKGVKVYETLVYRIINDYFSKASTKVKKSPHILRHSFATHLLNQGAELNAVKELLGHSSLAATQVYTHNSIAELKKVYAKAHPRSKK, translated from the coding sequence ATGCTACTAAAAGCCTTTTTAGATTACCTGTTGCTTGAAAAAAAATATTCCCAGCTAACAGTTAATGCCTATAAAAAAGATATAGAATCCTTTATGGCTTTTATTTCTAGTGAAGAAGAAACAAATACTATTCAAGAAACAAATTATTCGCAAATTAGATCTTGGATTGTTAATTTAGTTCAAAAAGGAATAACCAACAAAAGTATAAATAGAAAGATTTCTGCATTAAATGGCTTCTTTAAATTCCTACTTAAAATTGAAGAAGTAAAGCTAAATCCACTTTCAAAACATAAGGCATTAAAAACAAGTAAAAAAGTTCAAATCCCCTTTTCAGAAAATGAAATTAATACAGTTCTAGATCAAATTAACCACAATCAAGATTTTGAAGGTGTTAGAAATAAATTAATAATAGAATTATTTTACTCTACAGGAATTAGACGTATAGAGTTGATAAACATTAAATTAAAAGATATTGATTTAGAAAATAATACAATTAAAATTTTAGGTAAAAGAAATAAAGAACGCATTATTCCTTTGTTAAACATGGTAATGGATAGTGTAGATATTTATAAGTTAGAAAGAAATAAATTAGAAACTATTACAGATAATGAGTATTTGTTTTTAACAAAAAAAGGAGTTAAAGTATATGAAACTCTTGTCTACAGAATTATAAATGATTACTTTAGTAAAGCTTCAACTAAGGTGAAGAAAAGTCCACATATTCTAAGACATTCTTTTGCTACACACTTATTAAATCAAGGTGCAGAGTTAAATGCAGTCAAAGAACTATTAGGGCATTCTAGTTTAGCAGCTACTCAAGTTTATACGCACAATAGTATCGCTGAATTAAAAAAAGTATACGCAAAAGCGCACCCTAGAAGTAAAAAATAA
- the rpsU gene encoding 30S ribosomal protein S21, whose amino-acid sequence MLIIPIKDGENIERALKRYKRKFDKTGTRRVLQGRKQFVKPSIENRAKIQKAQYVQHLRDQEAL is encoded by the coding sequence ATGTTAATAATTCCAATAAAGGACGGAGAAAATATAGAACGAGCATTAAAACGCTACAAACGTAAGTTTGATAAAACGGGAACAAGAAGAGTTTTACAAGGTCGTAAGCAATTTGTTAAACCGTCAATAGAAAATAGAGCTAAAATTCAGAAAGCTCAATATGTACAACATTTAAGAGATCAAGAAGCTTTATAA
- a CDS encoding carboxypeptidase-like regulatory domain-containing protein, producing MKLTQIKSTVIIIFLLVGSVAVAQTELKNKVVDFMSMMPIENASVYIQNTTIGTITNADGKFVLLVPKTYEKDTIIISSIGFKSYKTTIDQFDNEFDILLEEDVASLDEILIIAENRPKTGNDIVLRALEKLENNLPELPYLQKGFIRHKERNKKQFKWLVESAITLYDDSSYVTGGKDNLKINVDQVRKSYDLRDVDSLFSYATYLKYNANVNLKPKNLRRDTIAKSSLIKSIKWNDTRVNGLDNLFKGKLNLVRNSKSPKALLGKDVLATHQFKLDTILVDNERKIYKIKIDKSEDFVGLDTEGIYNEGYIAEGWMYIYWDNFAIKKIEYQLKAGSNAQKSRSKTLFDTQINHKLVISYMEYQDRMYPNYIYYETPKLVNVGYKPVGKIDKEEEALFNKEERFYYTVQEILFTEIIQDQEQVQAALNQDWDSDIFSIKPYDKTFWENYNTLLESEEDEKLIKDLTKRSTLFKQ from the coding sequence ATGAAATTGACTCAGATCAAATCCACAGTAATTATAATATTTTTACTAGTAGGAAGCGTTGCTGTGGCACAAACCGAATTAAAAAATAAAGTTGTCGACTTTATGAGTATGATGCCAATTGAAAACGCAAGTGTTTATATTCAAAACACAACAATTGGTACTATTACAAATGCAGATGGTAAGTTTGTGTTATTAGTGCCTAAAACGTACGAAAAGGATACCATTATCATTTCTTCAATTGGTTTTAAAAGCTACAAAACAACAATAGATCAGTTTGATAACGAGTTTGATATTTTATTAGAGGAAGATGTAGCATCCTTAGATGAAATTTTGATTATCGCAGAAAACAGACCCAAAACTGGAAATGATATTGTACTTAGAGCGCTAGAAAAATTAGAAAACAACCTTCCAGAATTACCATACTTACAAAAAGGTTTTATTAGACATAAAGAGCGAAATAAAAAACAATTTAAATGGTTGGTTGAAAGTGCAATTACTTTGTATGATGATTCTAGTTATGTCACAGGAGGAAAAGATAATCTTAAAATAAACGTAGATCAGGTCAGGAAAAGTTACGATTTACGTGATGTAGATAGTTTGTTTTCATATGCTACATATTTAAAATATAATGCCAATGTTAATTTAAAACCTAAAAATTTACGAAGAGATACTATCGCTAAATCATCACTAATAAAGTCTATTAAATGGAATGATACTAGAGTAAATGGTTTAGATAATTTATTTAAAGGAAAACTTAATTTAGTACGTAATTCTAAAAGTCCAAAAGCATTGTTAGGTAAAGATGTGTTAGCAACACATCAATTTAAATTGGATACGATTTTAGTTGATAATGAAAGAAAAATTTATAAAATTAAGATAGATAAAAGTGAGGATTTTGTTGGTTTAGACACAGAAGGCATTTATAACGAAGGTTATATTGCAGAAGGTTGGATGTACATTTATTGGGATAATTTTGCAATTAAAAAAATTGAATATCAATTAAAAGCAGGATCTAATGCGCAAAAAAGTAGAAGTAAAACCTTATTTGATACGCAAATAAACCATAAACTAGTTATATCCTACATGGAATATCAAGATAGAATGTATCCAAATTATATCTATTACGAAACTCCAAAACTTGTCAATGTTGGTTATAAGCCAGTAGGTAAAATTGATAAAGAAGAGGAAGCGCTTTTTAATAAAGAAGAACGGTTTTATTATACAGTACAAGAAATTTTGTTTACTGAGATAATTCAAGATCAAGAACAAGTGCAAGCAGCTTTAAACCAAGACTGGGATTCGGATATTTTTTCTATAAAACCTTACGATAAAACATTTTGGGAAAACTACAATACATTACTAGAAAGTGAAGAAGATGAAAAGTTAATTAAGGATTTAACTAAACGTTCCACACTTTTTAAACAATAA
- a CDS encoding acyl-CoA dehydrogenase family protein has translation MENMYFSEEHNLFRESLCEFLKKEVVPHIDKWEKTGSIERFIWKKFGDMGFFGISYPEQYGGMDLDIFYMVILLEELQKINSAGFAAAMWAHAYLAMTHLKAEGSDAIKEKYLTASITGDMIGCLCITEPFGGSDVAGMRSTAVKKGDTYVINGSKTFITNGVYSDYLVVAAKTNPEIGNKGISIFLIDRDTPGVSATKLDKLGWRASDTGEIAFDNVTIPASNLMGEENKGFAYIMQHFATERLIMGVNAHARAEFALDYTMQYMSERTAFGKTIDRFQALRHRLADHITEVEICKTFNYTIADRLGKGEYVVKEATMSKLKSTKVADEVIYDCLQFLGGYGYMEEYPLARLLRDSRLGPIGGGTSEILREIIAKMVIDGKDYKPATK, from the coding sequence ATGGAAAATATGTACTTCAGTGAAGAGCATAATTTATTTAGAGAAAGCTTATGCGAATTTTTAAAAAAAGAAGTCGTACCTCATATTGATAAATGGGAAAAAACAGGAAGTATAGAACGCTTTATTTGGAAAAAATTTGGCGATATGGGCTTTTTTGGTATTAGTTACCCAGAGCAATATGGCGGAATGGATTTAGATATTTTCTATATGGTTATTTTGCTAGAAGAATTACAAAAAATCAACTCAGCTGGTTTTGCTGCAGCAATGTGGGCACATGCCTATTTAGCAATGACGCATTTAAAAGCAGAAGGTAGTGATGCCATAAAAGAAAAATATCTAACAGCTAGTATTACTGGAGACATGATTGGATGTCTTTGTATTACAGAACCTTTTGGAGGTAGTGATGTTGCAGGAATGCGATCTACAGCTGTTAAAAAAGGAGATACATATGTAATTAATGGATCAAAAACATTTATTACAAACGGAGTATACAGTGATTATTTAGTAGTTGCAGCAAAAACAAATCCAGAAATAGGTAATAAGGGTATTAGTATTTTCTTAATTGATAGAGATACGCCTGGTGTGTCTGCAACTAAATTAGATAAATTAGGTTGGAGAGCATCAGACACTGGAGAGATTGCATTTGATAATGTAACAATTCCAGCATCTAACTTAATGGGAGAAGAAAATAAAGGGTTTGCATACATCATGCAACATTTTGCGACAGAGCGTTTAATTATGGGTGTAAATGCACATGCTAGAGCAGAGTTTGCTTTGGATTACACGATGCAATACATGTCAGAGCGTACAGCTTTTGGTAAAACAATTGACCGTTTTCAGGCATTAAGACACCGTTTAGCAGACCATATTACTGAAGTAGAAATCTGTAAAACATTTAACTATACAATTGCAGATAGATTAGGAAAAGGTGAGTACGTAGTAAAAGAAGCTACGATGTCTAAATTAAAATCTACAAAAGTAGCAGACGAGGTTATTTACGATTGTCTTCAGTTTTTAGGTGGTTATGGTTACATGGAAGAATATCCATTAGCAAGACTATTAAGAGACAGTAGGCTTGGACCAATTGGTGGTGGTACTTCCGAAATCTTAAGAGAGATTATCGCTAAAATGGTAATCGATGGTAAGGATTATAAGCCAGCTACAAAATAA
- a CDS encoding ComEA family DNA-binding protein: MTFKSHFQFSKKQRSGIFLLLLILIVVQSFYHFVLPKLMDTNPDFASNDTEVIAFVKQIDSLKAIQLEKRKPKIYPFNPNFITDYKGYTLGLSNQEIDRLLAFRKQDKWINSVKQFQDVTKVSDSVLNKISPFFKFPDWVTNPKPKQANFKTGYSKTVKTEAQKLDLNSATAIQLQKVYGIGPSYSERIIKFRNKINGFHSFIELQQVYGLTPEVIDNIKSDFSIKTPRAITKIALNTATKEQLVTIKYIDYEVAHSIIEERTLRDGFKSIDELTKVNGFPVNKLEIIKLSLRLD, from the coding sequence ATGACTTTTAAATCCCACTTCCAGTTTTCTAAAAAACAACGAAGTGGGATTTTTTTATTGCTATTAATTTTGATTGTTGTGCAAAGTTTTTATCACTTTGTATTACCAAAATTGATGGATACAAATCCTGATTTTGCTTCAAATGATACAGAAGTTATTGCATTTGTTAAACAAATAGACTCGCTTAAAGCAATTCAATTAGAAAAACGTAAGCCAAAGATTTATCCCTTTAATCCAAATTTTATTACAGATTATAAAGGTTACACTTTAGGATTAAGCAATCAAGAGATTGATAGATTGTTAGCTTTTAGAAAGCAAGACAAATGGATTAATTCTGTAAAACAATTTCAAGACGTTACTAAGGTATCCGATTCGGTATTGAACAAAATTTCGCCTTTTTTTAAATTTCCTGATTGGGTAACAAATCCAAAGCCAAAGCAGGCTAATTTTAAAACAGGTTATTCAAAAACAGTAAAAACCGAAGCGCAGAAGCTTGATTTAAATTCCGCTACAGCGATACAATTACAAAAAGTATATGGCATAGGACCGTCATACTCTGAACGTATCATTAAATTTAGGAATAAAATTAATGGATTTCACTCGTTTATTGAGTTGCAACAAGTATACGGATTAACGCCAGAGGTTATAGATAATATTAAATCGGATTTTAGTATTAAAACACCAAGAGCAATTACTAAAATTGCATTAAATACAGCAACTAAAGAGCAGTTGGTGACTATTAAGTATATTGATTATGAGGTAGCACACAGTATAATTGAAGAACGCACCTTGCGTGATGGGTTTAAGTCCATTGACGAATTAACAAAAGTTAACGGTTTTCCTGTTAATAAATTAGAGATAATTAAGTTATCTTTACGTCTAGATTAG
- a CDS encoding alanine/glycine:cation symporter family protein, whose amino-acid sequence MKKYLLSMFTLILPLLTFAQDSTADNIDAIFKKYTGWFVEGIFSEIPFTDTIRIPWVLIVLIGGALFFTIYFKFINFTGFRTAIKVVQGKYEDIEKHGVDSLYGDQTPGGDIIETMKAEGADGEVSHFQALTAALSATVGLGNIAGVAVALSIGGPGATFWMIIAGLLGMASKFAECTLGVKYRDVGEDGTVYGGPMYYLTKGLKEKGAGGIGKVLAVLFAIFVVGGSFGGGNMFQANQAAAQFTKLFNLTGENAGMYFGIVMAVLVAIVIIGGIKRIASVTEKVVPFMAGIYVLAALIILFANFTLIDDAFMAIFNGAFTPLAGLGGVIGVMIQGVRRGAFSNEAGVGSAAIAHSAVRTKYPASEGIVALLEPFVDTVVICTMTALVIVITNFDGGFMEYGVEIKEGVEITATAFDTVIPHFSIVLTIAVILFAFSTMISWSYYGMQGWVFLFGKGKITDLIYKILFLLFVVVGASISLGAVIDFSDAMIFAMVVPNIIGVVMLSPVIKKELTKYMNAINKKEDAIEDGATDLVDEM is encoded by the coding sequence ATGAAGAAATATCTTCTCTCGATGTTTACATTAATATTACCATTGCTAACCTTTGCTCAAGATAGTACAGCAGATAATATAGACGCTATCTTTAAAAAATATACAGGTTGGTTTGTTGAAGGTATTTTCTCTGAAATTCCTTTTACAGATACTATAAGAATTCCATGGGTATTAATTGTTCTTATTGGAGGTGCTTTATTTTTTACAATTTATTTCAAGTTTATCAATTTTACTGGATTTAGAACTGCAATTAAGGTAGTACAAGGTAAATATGAAGATATTGAAAAACATGGTGTAGACTCTTTATATGGAGATCAAACACCAGGAGGAGACATTATTGAAACAATGAAGGCTGAAGGTGCAGATGGAGAAGTGTCTCACTTCCAAGCGTTAACAGCAGCATTATCTGCTACAGTAGGTTTAGGTAATATTGCAGGTGTTGCAGTAGCGCTATCAATTGGTGGTCCAGGTGCAACATTTTGGATGATTATTGCAGGTCTTTTAGGTATGGCATCTAAGTTTGCCGAGTGTACTTTAGGTGTAAAGTATAGAGATGTAGGTGAAGACGGAACAGTATATGGTGGACCAATGTACTACCTAACTAAAGGATTAAAAGAAAAAGGAGCAGGTGGAATTGGTAAAGTTTTAGCTGTGCTTTTTGCAATATTTGTAGTTGGTGGATCTTTTGGAGGTGGTAACATGTTCCAAGCCAATCAAGCAGCAGCTCAGTTTACAAAATTATTTAATCTTACAGGAGAAAATGCAGGAATGTACTTTGGTATTGTAATGGCTGTATTGGTAGCTATTGTAATTATTGGAGGTATTAAGCGTATTGCATCAGTAACAGAAAAAGTAGTGCCATTTATGGCTGGTATTTATGTATTAGCAGCACTAATTATATTGTTTGCTAACTTCACGTTAATTGATGATGCGTTTATGGCGATATTTAATGGTGCATTTACACCATTAGCAGGATTAGGTGGTGTTATTGGAGTAATGATTCAAGGTGTACGTCGTGGAGCATTCTCTAATGAAGCTGGTGTAGGGTCTGCAGCAATTGCACACTCTGCTGTACGTACTAAATATCCAGCAAGTGAAGGTATTGTTGCTTTATTAGAGCCTTTTGTAGATACAGTTGTAATTTGTACAATGACAGCATTAGTAATTGTTATTACAAACTTTGATGGTGGTTTTATGGAATATGGAGTAGAAATTAAAGAAGGTGTAGAGATTACAGCTACAGCTTTTGATACGGTTATTCCTCACTTCTCAATTGTGTTAACAATAGCAGTTATTTTATTTGCTTTTAGTACAATGATTTCTTGGTCATATTATGGTATGCAAGGATGGGTTTTCTTATTCGGAAAAGGAAAAATCACAGATTTAATTTATAAAATTTTATTCTTATTATTTGTTGTTGTAGGAGCTTCGATTAGTTTAGGAGCTGTTATTGACTTCTCTGATGCTATGATTTTTGCAATGGTAGTGCCAAATATTATTGGTGTAGTTATGTTATCTCCAGTTATTAAAAAGGAGCTTACTAAGTATATGAATGCTATCAACAAAAAAGAAGATGCAATTGAAGATGGTGCAACAGATTTAGTTGATGAAATGTAA
- a CDS encoding potassium channel family protein, whose translation MTNPLITLYRSKIYTAIALLIILLVIGVIGFRFMSHYTWVDAFYMTVITITTVGFGEVQPLDDKSKIFTIFLILNSVVIVGYALTIITEFILSKNNIEELKQKKMQKKIDALNNHIIICGFGRNGKQAATKLLAHKQPFVIIERNKEIIEKFEDENTPFVLGNANEDEILLQAGITRASTLISALPNDADNLFVVLSARQMKNDLRIISRASQETSYEKLKLAGANNVILPDRIGGDHMASLVVVPDLIEFIDNLAIVGESNINIEEVQVEKLYDPKTGIKTIKDLDLRHKTGCTVIGFKDGNGEYIVNPEAELKLVPNSKVIVLGRPEQIQKLNTVFSLD comes from the coding sequence ATGACTAACCCACTAATTACGCTTTACAGATCTAAAATATATACTGCAATTGCATTATTAATTATACTATTAGTTATTGGTGTTATTGGCTTTAGATTTATGTCTCACTACACTTGGGTGGACGCTTTTTATATGACAGTAATAACTATAACTACTGTTGGCTTTGGAGAGGTGCAACCTTTAGACGATAAGTCTAAAATTTTTACAATATTTTTAATTTTAAACAGTGTTGTAATTGTAGGTTATGCTTTAACTATTATTACCGAATTTATTTTAAGTAAAAATAATATTGAAGAACTAAAACAAAAGAAAATGCAGAAAAAAATTGATGCACTAAATAACCATATTATTATATGTGGTTTTGGTCGAAACGGTAAACAAGCTGCAACCAAATTATTGGCGCATAAGCAACCTTTTGTAATTATAGAACGAAACAAAGAGATTATTGAAAAATTTGAAGACGAAAACACACCTTTTGTTTTAGGTAATGCTAATGAAGATGAAATTTTATTACAAGCTGGAATCACTAGAGCAAGCACCTTAATTTCTGCCTTACCAAATGATGCAGATAATTTATTTGTGGTATTATCTGCAAGACAAATGAAAAATGATTTACGCATTATAAGTCGTGCTTCTCAAGAAACTTCTTACGAAAAATTAAAGCTAGCTGGTGCCAATAACGTGATTTTACCAGATCGTATTGGTGGTGATCATATGGCTTCCTTAGTGGTTGTACCAGATTTAATAGAGTTTATTGATAATCTAGCTATAGTAGGAGAAAGTAATATTAATATTGAAGAAGTACAAGTAGAAAAACTTTACGATCCTAAAACAGGAATCAAGACTATTAAAGACTTAGACTTGCGTCATAAGACAGGATGTACAGTCATTGGTTTTAAGGATGGTAATGGCGAGTATATTGTAAATCCTGAAGCCGAATTAAAATTAGTGCCTAACTCTAAAGTTATTGTCCTTGGACGACCAGAACAAATCCAAAAACTAAACACTGTTTTTAGTTTAGACTAA
- a CDS encoding PspC domain-containing protein, with protein MQFLYKQLHYFQKRGYHVCQRIADRLGIRAKVVRTTFMYLTFATLGFGFALYLFLAFWMRIKDIVYTKRSSVFDL; from the coding sequence ATGCAATTTTTATATAAACAGCTACACTATTTTCAAAAACGAGGCTATCACGTCTGTCAGCGTATTGCAGATCGTTTGGGTATTAGAGCCAAAGTGGTGCGCACCACGTTTATGTATTTAACCTTTGCAACACTAGGTTTTGGTTTTGCGTTGTACTTATTTTTAGCATTTTGGATGCGCATAAAAGATATTGTATACACTAAACGCTCATCTGTGTTTGACCTTTAA
- a CDS encoding DUF2851 family protein translates to MQEDFLHYLWKLKKFETLNLQTTKGEQVVIQNVGTHNYHTGPDFFNAQLIIAGQLWAGNVEIHSKSSDWYVHNHEVDPNYDNVILHVVWEHDTPVFRKDNSEIPTIQLKNYVSQVALNNYAKLFNSKQTWINCENTITNVTPFVVTNWLERLFFERLESKAKAIEAILKTSNNNWEAVLFKLLAKNFGLKVNDDAFFSLANSFDFSVVRKQQSNLQSLEALFFGQAGLLDQDIQEAYYIALQKDYAFLKQKFKIDNASVSPFQFFRLRPPNFPTIRLSQLANVYHLHQNVFSKVIASDSVADIYKLFSVSTSPFWESHYTFDKVSSTRKKQITKSFVDLLLINTIIPLKFCYAKQQGKSIEEEIVSLMQQLKPEKNGIVDKFASLKVVSGSALDSQAVIQLKNLYCDTNRCLKCAIGNTILAQN, encoded by the coding sequence ATGCAAGAAGATTTTTTACACTATCTCTGGAAACTTAAAAAATTTGAAACCTTAAATCTCCAGACCACAAAAGGAGAGCAAGTTGTTATCCAAAATGTAGGCACACATAATTATCATACTGGTCCAGATTTTTTTAATGCGCAACTTATAATTGCTGGTCAATTATGGGCTGGCAACGTCGAGATCCATAGTAAATCTAGCGATTGGTACGTGCATAATCATGAAGTTGATCCAAATTACGATAATGTAATTTTACATGTTGTTTGGGAGCATGACACACCTGTTTTTAGAAAAGACAACTCAGAAATCCCAACCATCCAGCTTAAAAATTATGTATCACAAGTGGCTTTAAATAATTATGCTAAGTTATTTAATAGTAAACAAACTTGGATTAATTGCGAAAACACGATTACTAATGTTACTCCTTTTGTTGTCACAAATTGGTTAGAGCGTTTGTTTTTTGAGCGTTTAGAGAGTAAAGCAAAAGCTATTGAAGCGATATTAAAAACTTCTAATAATAACTGGGAAGCTGTTTTGTTTAAATTACTTGCTAAAAATTTTGGTCTTAAAGTTAATGACGACGCTTTTTTTAGTTTGGCTAATAGTTTTGATTTTTCGGTCGTTAGAAAACAGCAAAGTAATTTACAAAGTTTAGAAGCTTTGTTTTTTGGTCAAGCAGGTTTATTGGATCAGGATATTCAGGAGGCGTATTATATTGCACTACAAAAAGATTATGCGTTTTTAAAACAAAAATTTAAAATTGATAATGCTAGTGTTAGTCCGTTTCAGTTTTTTAGACTGCGTCCACCAAATTTTCCTACGATTAGGTTGTCACAATTAGCCAATGTATACCATTTGCACCAAAACGTGTTCTCAAAAGTTATTGCTTCGGATAGTGTTGCGGATATTTATAAATTATTTTCGGTGTCAACCTCACCATTTTGGGAGTCGCATTATACGTTTGACAAAGTATCTTCAACTAGAAAAAAGCAAATTACAAAGTCTTTTGTGGATCTGTTATTAATAAACACAATCATTCCGCTTAAATTTTGTTATGCAAAACAACAAGGTAAATCTATTGAGGAAGAGATTGTTAGTTTAATGCAACAACTAAAACCAGAAAAAAACGGAATAGTAGATAAGTTTGCTAGCTTAAAAGTGGTTTCCGGATCAGCGTTGGATAGTCAAGCAGTTATTCAGCTTAAAAATTTATATTGCGATACAAACCGTTGCTTAAAATGTGCAATTGGTAATACTATACTTGCACAAAATTAA
- a CDS encoding DUF6090 family protein, with protein sequence MIKFFRKIRQNLLSEGKLGKYIKYAIGEIILVVIGILIALQINNWNENRKQQSEIIDIYNQIALDLDNDISEFSSVIKYYDSIKPIYDAVILDTRTVDLLDDGLSRIMAGGPIINMNKGGIERLKSIASKDSLSLHLIELYDTSTTLNTIEKKISDECYQVVNIFRDNYKWYPEWISKRITKDNSSEELQDYFVNSQEYRRYVISSYQKLYNAYLPNLQFGIVEFKNIRAAILKRIDK encoded by the coding sequence ATGATAAAATTTTTTAGAAAAATTAGACAAAATTTACTTTCAGAAGGAAAACTGGGAAAGTACATTAAATACGCAATCGGAGAAATAATACTTGTAGTTATTGGAATTTTAATTGCATTACAGATTAACAATTGGAATGAGAACCGAAAGCAACAATCTGAAATTATAGATATTTACAACCAGATTGCACTTGATTTAGATAATGATATTAGCGAGTTTTCAAGCGTTATCAAATATTACGACTCTATTAAACCCATTTATGATGCTGTCATTTTAGATACTAGAACAGTAGATTTATTAGACGATGGATTATCTAGAATAATGGCTGGAGGTCCAATAATTAATATGAATAAAGGTGGTATTGAACGCTTAAAATCAATCGCTTCAAAAGATAGTTTATCGTTGCACTTAATTGAATTATATGATACTTCAACAACCCTTAACACTATAGAGAAAAAAATTTCTGACGAATGCTACCAAGTTGTAAATATATTTAGAGATAATTACAAGTGGTATCCAGAATGGATAAGCAAAAGAATAACAAAAGATAATAGCAGTGAAGAGCTGCAAGATTATTTTGTAAATAGTCAAGAATATAGACGTTATGTTATAAGTAGTTACCAGAAATTATACAATGCTTATCTTCCAAATTTGCAATTCGGAATAGTTGAATTTAAAAATATAAGAGCAGCTATTTTAAAACGAATAGATAAATAA